In Leucoraja erinacea ecotype New England chromosome 11, Leri_hhj_1, whole genome shotgun sequence, the following are encoded in one genomic region:
- the LOC129701687 gene encoding histamine H2 receptor-like, whose product MENGQNITSECESRSVLSTVLVGLVMGMVTLITIFGNVLVCLVVGLNRKLQSHTNSLIVSLAATDLLLGLLVMPFSTTLQLLNSEWPFGPTFCNIYTSMDVMLSTASILNLFAISLERYLAVTAPLRYNIVITPNRVIVSLVFIWCISIMFSFLPINLGWNSKDALTQSANETNQCHLEMNPSYAIVDAFITFYIPLAIMCLTYYKIFKIAREQAKRISSATRSTLPGLKEHKATVTLATVMGVFIICWFPYFTVFLHAGISGIQSDKTVFAVVLWLGYVNSALNPIVYAALNREFRMAYQKLLFCRKRNACNRGSSINYQAGRLRNEQCHQLVRILDDNEPSSDNTITKDTCLCTEDSERSLDEI is encoded by the coding sequence ATGGAGAATGGTCAGAACATCACCAGTGAATGTGAAAGCAGGTCTGTGCTCTCCACAGTCCTGGTTGGGCTGGTGATGGGCATGGTTACACTAATAACCATCTTCGGCAATGTGTTGGTGTGCTTAGTGGTGGGGTTGAACCGTAAACTCCAGAGCCACACTAACTCTTTAATTGTGTCCCTGGCAGCAACTGACTTACTGCTGGGTTTATTGGTCATGCCTTTCTCGACAACCTTGCAACTTCTTAATTCAGAGTGGCCTTTTGGGCCCACTTTCTGTAATATCTACACCAGCATGGACGTCATGTTGTCCACGGCTTCCATCCTCAATCTGTTTGCGATCAGCCTCGAGCGTTACCTCGCAGTCACTGCCCCTCTGAGGTACAACATAGTCATTACTCCAAATAGGGTCATCGTCTCACTCGTCTTCATTTGGTGCATCTCCATCATGTTTTCCTTTTTGCCCATCAACCTAGGATGGAATAGCAAAGACGCGTTAACGCAAAGCGCGAATGAGACCAATCAGTGCCACTTGGAGATGAACCCATCGTATGCTATTGTGGATGCTTTCATCACCTTTTATATCCCCTTAGCCATCATGTGCCTAACGTattacaaaatattcaaaattgcaagagagcaagcaaaaaGAATCAGCTCTGCCACCAGAAGTACATTGCCAGGTCTGAAGGAGCATAAAGCAACAGTAACTCTAGCAACCGTGATGGGAGTCTTCATTATTTGCTGGTTCCCTTATTTTACAGTGTTTCTCCATGCAGGGATTTCAGGGATTCAATCCGACAAGACCGTCTTTGCTGTGGTGCTATGGTTGGGTTATGTCAACTCGGCTCTGAACCCTATAGTTTATGCGGCCCTCAATCGGGAATTCCGCATGGCATACCAGAAGCTACTGTTCTGCAGGAAGAGGAATGCATGCAACAGGGGCTCATCCATCAACTATCAGGCCGGTCGATTGAGGAATGAGCAGTGTCACCAGCTGGTCCGAATCTTGGATGATAATGAGCCAAGTTCAGACAATACTATCACCAAAGATACTTGTCTCTGCACTGAAGACTCTGAAAG